One Helianthus annuus cultivar XRQ/B chromosome 12, HanXRQr2.0-SUNRISE, whole genome shotgun sequence genomic region harbors:
- the LOC110896647 gene encoding pleiotropic drug resistance protein 2 isoform X3: protein MSRHSSLSASFRNWASASIKEAFPGVPGGDAFEKTSVQEDEEELRLAAIERLPTYERSRKDILNQVHDDGRIRRNEISNVDHLDTKQTIASVLEVVKDDHEGFLRRIRERIDRVGIKTPKIEVRYNNLSVEGDVFIGSRALPTLLNSILNTIEGFLQLIRLVPSNKKILKILQDLSGILKPSRMTLLLGPPGSGRTTFMRTLAGVVQKDLRVTGEVTYCGHKMSEFIPQRTSAYISQHDVHQGEMTVWETLDFAAHCLGVGTRYDLLVELLRRERIAGITPDPDIDAFMKATTMTGQESSLVTDYILKILGLDICANIMVGDEMRRGISGGQKKRVTTGEMLVGPAKVFFMDEISTGLDSSTTYQIVKYMKEMVHIMDATMMIALLQPAPETFELFDDIILLSEGQMVYQGPRTNVLDFFEEVGFKCPKRKGVADFLQEVTSRKDQEQYWFRKEEPYRFISVPEFTQLFARSQLGQNLYNSLASPYDITKVHPAALVDQKYGISNLDLLRANLAREWLLMKRNAFLYIFKTCQITIMSIIAFSVFFRTTMKSGQLKDGGKYMGALFFSLINMMFNGAAELALTVMRLPVFYKQRDSLFYPAWAFAVPIWLLKIPISVVESVIWIAITYYTIGFAPAAYRFYKQLLAYISVHQMALCLFRFLASIGRIQVVASALGTFTLLIVFVLGGFIVAKDDIEPWMIWGYYISPMMYGQNAIMINEFLDDRWNTPNPDPRINEPTVGKVLLSSRGMFTTDYMFWVCVGALIAYSVIFTIFFVLALTYLNPRGGSRTVVPNEDDKENLLISGTEEMAAKKKGMVLPFQPLSLAFDHVNYYVDMPAEMKAQGITEDRLQLLRDVSGAFRPGVLTALVGVSGAGKTTLMDVLAGRKTGGYIEGDISISGYPKKQETFARVSGYCEQNDIHSPHVTVYESLVYSAWLRLAPDVSDEARQTFVEEVMNLVELNSVRDSLVELPGVSGLSTEQRKRLTIAVELVANPSIIFMDEPTSGLDARAAAIVMRTVRNTVDTGRTVVCTIHQPSIDIFEAFDELMLMKRGGQVIYAGPLGHHSRLLVEYFQKISGITRIKDGQNPATWMLEVSSSTVEAQLNVDFASIYAQSELYRRNQELIQDLSTPAPGVHDLHFPTKYSQSFFEQCNACLWKQLLSYWRHPQYNVVRFLMTTVIGVMFGIIFWDKGQKTSQQQDLMNMLGAMYAAVMFLGGTNTQSVQTVVSIERTVFYREKAAGMYSPLPYAFAQVAIEVIYVCIQTLIYSLLLYSMIGFAWSASKFLWFYFFVYMCFIYFTLYGMMLVALTPNYHIAAITMSFFLSFWNLFSGFIIPRTQIPIWWRWYYWGSPVAWTLYGLITSQVGQNEDLVEVPGAGSVPVREFIKDYMGFEYDFLGYVAMAHVGWVVLFFIVFVCGIKFLNFQKR, encoded by the exons ATGAGCCGACATTCGAGTTTATCGGCATCTTTTAGGAACTGGGCTTCAGCTAGCATTAAGGAGGCTTTTCCAGGGGTACCTGGAGGTGATGCTTTCGAAAAAACTAGTGTACAAGAGGACGAAGAGGAACTTAGATTGGCTGCTATTGAAAGGCTCCCCACTTATGAAAGATCAAGAAAAGATATATTGAATCAAGTTCATGATGATGGGAGAATCCGAAGAAATGAAATCTCAAATGTTGATCATCTGGATACGAAGCAGACTATTGCGAGTGTTCTTGAAGTCGTTAAAGATGATCATGAGGGTTTTCTTCGACGTATTCGAGAAAGGATTGATAG GGTTGGGATCAAAACTCCGAAGATTGAAGTTCGTTACAATAATCTATCAGTTGAAGGAGATGTATTCATAGGGTCTAGAGCACTTCCAACATTGTTGAATTCCATCCTTAATACCATTGAG GGATTTCTCCAACTCATTAGGCTTGTTCCATCCAACAAAAAGATCCTCAAAATATTGCAGGATTTGAGTGGAATCTTGAAACCTTCAAG GATGACACTACTTCTTGGACCGCCTGGCTCTGGGAGGACAACCTTCATGAGGACACTTGCCGGAGTAGTACAAAAGGATTTAAGAGTAACCGGAGAAGTTACTTATTGTGGTCATAAAATGTCCGAGTTCATTCCTCAAAGGACTTCCGCGTATATTAGTCAACACGATGTTCACCAAGGTGAGATGACAGTTTGGGAGACACTTGACTTTGCAGCACATTGTCTCGGTGTAGGAACCAGATATGATCTATTGGTAGAACTGTTGAGACGCGAGAGAATTGCAGGGATCACACCAGATCCTGATATTGATGCTTTCATGAAAGCCACGACAATGACTGGACAAGAATCTAGTTTGGTTACAGACTATATTCTCAAG ATACTTGGACTAGATATATGTGCTAATATCATGGTGGGTGATGAGATGCGTAGAGGAATCTCCGGTGGCCAGAAGAAACGCGTCACTACTG GAGAAATGTTGGTAGGGCCTGCAAAGGTATTCTTCATGGATGAAATTTCTACTGGTTTGGATAGTTCAACTACTTATCAGATTGTTAAATAtatgaaagaaatggttcatatAATGGATGCAACTATGATGATCGCCCTTTTACAACCTGCACCCGAAACCTTCGAGTTATTTGATGACATTATACTCCTTTCAGAAGGTCAAATGGTGTACCAAGGCCCGCGTACGAATGTTCTTGATTTCTTCGAAGAGGTAGGATTTAAATGCCCGAAAAGGAAAGGAGTTGCGGATTTTTTACAAGAGGTTACTTCAAGAAAGGATCAAGAACAATACTGGTTCAGAAAAGAAGAACCTTACAGATTCATATCTGTGCCTGAGTTCACTCAGTTGTTTGCTCGGTCTCAACTCGGCCAGAATCTTTATAACAGTCTTGCAAGTCCTTATGACATTACTAAAGTCCATCCTGCTGCTTTGGTAGATCAAAAGTATGGTATATCAAATTTGGACCTTTTAAGAGCGAATTTAGCAAGAGAATGGTTGCTAATGAAGCGTAACGCCTTTTTGTACATATTCAAGACATGTCAAATAACGATAATGTCGATTATCGCGTTCAGTGTGTTCTTTAGGACAACGATGAAAAGTGGTCAGCTTAAAGATGGTGGAAAGTATATGGGTGCATTGTTTTTCAGTCTTATTAATATGATGTTTAATGGGGCTGCTGAGCTCGCGCTCACCGTTATGAGGCTTCCTGTGTTCTATAAACAAAGGGATTCTTTGTTCTACCCTGCGTGGGCATTCGCGGTCCCCATTTGGCTTCTAAAGATCCCTATATCAGTCGTTGAATCTGTAATATGGATCGCGATAACATATTATACCATTGGGTTTGCGCCTGCCGCTTATCGGTTTTATAAACAACTTTTGGCTTATATCAGTGTGCACCAAATGGCTTTGTGCCTCTTTCGATTTCTTGCTTCAATCGGGAGAATACAGGTGGTTGCAAGTGCTCTTGGGACCTTTACATTGTTAATAGTCTTTGTGCTAGGCGGATTCATCGTAGCAAAAG ATGACATTGAGCCATGGATGATATGGGGTTACTACATTTCTCCCATGATGTACGGACAGAACGCCATCATGATCAACGAGTTTTTAGATGATAGATGGAACACT CCGAATCCTGACCCACGAATCAACGAACCAACAGTAGGAAAAGTTCTTCTGAGTTCTAGAGGCATGTTCACAACTGACTATATGTTTTGGGTTTGTGTTGGCGCACTCATTGCGTACTCAGTGATCTTTACCATCTTCTTCGTTTTGGCATTGACATATTTGAATC CCCGTGGAGGTTCGAGAACTGTGGTTCCAAATGAAGATGA TAAGGAGAATTTACTGATTTCAGGTACAGAAGAAATGGCAGCTAAAAAGAAAGGAATGGTGCTTCCATTTCAGCCACTATCACTTGCATTTGATCATGTCAATTACTACGTCGATATGCCTGCG GAAATGAAAGCTCAAGGAATTACGGAGGATCGTTTACAACTACTAAGAGATGTAAGTGGTGCATTTAGGCCGGGTGTTCTAACAGCATTGGTTGGTGTTAGTGGTGCCGGGAAGACAACATTAATGGATGTTTTAGCCGGAAGAAAAACCGGTGGCTACATTGAAGGGGACATCAGCATTTCTGGGTACCCAAAGAAACAAGAAACGTTCGCTCGTGTGAGTGGATACTGTGAACAAAACGATATCCATTCTCCACATGTTACAGTTTATGAATCACTTGTTTATTCCGCTTGGCTTCGACTCGCTCCAGATGTAAGCGATGAAGCAAGACAG ACATTTGTGGAGGAAGTAATGAATTTGGTAGAGCTGAATTCTGTAAGGGATTCACTAGTAGAGCTTCCGGGGGTAAGCGGTCTCTCGACTGAACAACGAAAAAGACTCACTATAGCTGTTGAGTTGGTGGCTAACCCATCCATTATCTTTATGGACGAGCCCACATCAGGACTTGACGCAAGAGCTGCAGCCATTGTCATGAGAACGGTTAGGAACACGGTTGATACTGGCAGAACTGTTGTCTGCACCATTCACCAGCCGAGTATCGACATTTTTGAAGCATTTGATGAG CTAATGTTGATGAAAAGAGGTGGTCAGGTTATTTATGCTGGACCTCTTGGACACCATTCTAGGCTACTAGTCGAATACTTCCAA AAAATTTCAGGGATTACAAGAATAAAAGATGGTCAAAATCCCGCAACTTGGATGCTTGAAGTCAGTTCTTCCACGGTTGAAGCTCAACTTAATGTCGATTTTGCATCAATCTATGCTCAGTCTGAACTTTACAG AAGGAACCAGGAGCTCATACAAGACTTGAGCACACCCGCGCCTGGAGTCCACGACCTACATTTCCCAACAAAATATTCACAATCATTTTTCGAACAGTGTAATGCCTGTTTATGGAAACAACTACTTTCTTACTGGAGACATCCACAGTACAATGTTGTTCGGTTCTTGATGACGACAGTGATCGGGGTAATGTTTGGAATAATTTTCTGGGACAAAGGCCAAAAAAC GAGTCAACAACAAGATTTGATGAACATGCTTGGTGCTATGTATGCTGCTGTTATGTTTCTTGGAGGAACAAATACGCAATCGGTCCAGACTGTCGTGTCAATAGAGAGGACCGTTTTCTATCGTGAAAAAGCCGCAGGGATGTATTCCCCACTCCCGTATGCATTCGCCCAG GTCGCGATTGAGGTGATTTACGTATGCATTCAAACGTTAATTTACAGCCTTCTACTTTACTCGATGATTGGATTCGCTTGGTCAGCTAGCAAATTCTTGTGGTTCTATTTCTTCGTATACATGTGTTTTATCTACTTCACATTGTATGGAATGATGCTTGTCGCTCTCACCCCAAACTACCATATTGCGGCGATTACTATGTCGTTTTTCCTCAGCTTTTGGAACCTGTTTTCTGGCTTCATTATCCCTAGAACA CAAATTCCGATATGGTGGCGTTGGTATTACTGGGGTTCTCCGGTTGCGTGGACATTATACGGGCTTATAACCTCTCAGGTGGGTCAAAATGAGGACCTAGTTGAAGTGCCTGGAGCAGGTTCGGTTCCGGTTAGGGAATTCATCAAGGATTACATGGGATTCGAGTACGATTTTCTTGGTTATGTTGCAATGGCTCATGTTGGTTGGGTTGTTTTATTCTTTATTGTATTCGTGTGTGGCATCAAATTTCTTAATTTTCAGAAAAGATAA